Proteins encoded together in one Telopea speciosissima isolate NSW1024214 ecotype Mountain lineage chromosome 4, Tspe_v1, whole genome shotgun sequence window:
- the LOC122657467 gene encoding GDSL esterase/lipase At1g09390-like, producing MGDGGGAYSRPPLVQLLTFLVSITAAVVVVVASLVPPSLGYECSRKPVIFNFGDSNSDTGGISAALGFTIGLPNGRTFFHQSSGRLSDGRLVIDFLCESLNISYMTPYLESVGPNFTTGANFAISGSSTLPQFVPFSLDIQILQFLRFQSRSLQFTGQGWKDLVDGDGFQNALYMFDIGQNDLAGAFTYLSYDQVIQKIPSFLIEIKAAVWNIYKTGGKNIWIHNTGPLGCLPQKLSTMTGKMAVEVDEYGCLKQLNNAAKQFNEGLSALCTELRTEMKNVTIVYVDIYAIKYDLIANSTKYGFENPLMACCGYGGPPYNFNPNVTCGKTGYNICNEGLRYISWDGIHYTEAANLEVTSKILFGNYSQPQIKFDYFCRA from the exons ATGGGTGATGGAGGAGGAGCTTATTCTCGCCCTCCTCTTGTTCAGCTCCTGACATTTCTGGTGTCTATAACAGcggcagtagtagtagtagtagcgaGCTTGGTCCCTCCCAGCCTTGGTTACGAGTGCAGCAGGAAGCCAGTAATATTCAACTTCGGCGACTCTAACTCAGACACTGGTGGGATCTCCGCTGCTCTTGGCTTTACCATTGGCCTTCCCAATGGCCGTACCTTCTTCCATCAATCCTCCGGTCGATTATCTGATGGTCGCCTCGTCATTGATTTCCTCT GTGAGAGTTTGAACATAAGTTATATGACCCCATATCTGGAGTCAGTGGGCCCAAATTTCACAACTGGGGCGAATTTCGCCATAAGTGGATCGTCTACCTTGCCGCAGTTCGTGCCTTTCTCTTTGGACATTCAAATTCTTCAGTTTCTTCGCTTTCAAAGTCGCTCCCTTCAATTCACGGGACAAG GTTGGAAGGATTTGGTCGATGGAGATGGCTTCCAGAATGCACTCTACATGTTTGATATTGGGCAGAATGATCTTGCTGGTGCATTCACTTACCTTTCCTATGATCAAGTCATCCAAAAAATCCCATCCTTCCTCATAGAGATCAAGGCTGCTGTTTGG AACATATATAAGACTGGAGGGAAGAACATTTGGATACACAACACAGGGCCTCTTGGTTGTTTGCCTCAGAAGCTTTCGACAATGACTGGCAAAATGGCGGTAGAAGTTGATGAGTATGGGTGCCTCAAGCAACTAAACAATGCTGCAAAACAGTTTAATGAAGGGCTGAGTGCCCTTTGTACAGAACTGAGAACTGAAATGAAGAATGTCACCATTGTATATGTAGATATATATGccatcaagtatgacctcatcGCAAATTCTACTAAGTATG GTTTTGAGAATCCATTAATGGCATGTTGTGGTTATGGTGGTCCTCCTTACAATTTCAACCCTAATGTGACCTGTGGCAAGACTGGTTACAACATTTGCAACGAAGGATTGCGGTATATAAGCTGGGATGGAATTCACTATACTGAAGCGGCCAATCTCGAAGTGACATCGAAGATCCTTTTTGGAAATTACTCTCAACctcaaattaagtttgattaTTTTTGTCGTGCCTAA
- the LOC122657468 gene encoding uncharacterized protein LOC122657468, which translates to MAGGVEEASETQDQEYVYRISTAKEWEVFQTNGCIFGGDLDRTTGCIHLSKLDQVQMTLQNFFKGVPDLYLLQIDCKKLGDGLVYEAVDDGSNFFPHFYGPSRCFIPLPLDAVAKAEKLNFLDGKFSCSFL; encoded by the exons ATGGCTGGAGGAGTGGAAGAAGCAAGCGAAACCCAAGACCAAGAATACGTTTACCGGATTAGTACGGCCAAGGAATGGGAGGTGTTTCAGACTAACGGTTGCATTTTCGGTGGAGACCTTGATAGAACTACTGGTTGTATTCATCTTAGCAAGCTCGAtcag GTGCAGATGACTCTACAGAATTTCTTCAAGGGCGTTCCAGACCTCTACTTGCTCCAGATAGACTGTAAGAAG CTTGGAGATGGCCTAGTTTATGAAGCTGTAGATGACGGTTCtaatttcttccctcatttcTATGGCCCTTCCCGGTGTTTTATTCCTCTTCCTTTAGATGCTGTTGCCAAGGCAGAGAAATTGAATTTCTTGGATGGTAAATTTAGTTGTAGTTTTCTGTAA